Proteins co-encoded in one Spirosoma endbachense genomic window:
- a CDS encoding tyrosine-type recombinase/integrase: MSYSEGKEPDDYLFPFMPPSTRHLRRDKLKGKANNRTKYVDQLLKEVAQTAGFNKLVSMHSARHLFAEDLFEYSGDLRLVSVSLSHSDLETTQRYLKRKSQMIIDRANSVYRKQVIEESDESQDEGVSDRLASGML; this comes from the coding sequence TTGTCGTATTCGGAGGGCAAAGAACCGGACGATTATCTCTTTCCATTTATGCCACCGTCAACGCGGCATCTTAGGCGAGATAAACTAAAGGGCAAGGCCAATAATCGGACTAAGTATGTGGATCAGTTATTGAAAGAAGTTGCGCAAACAGCAGGCTTCAATAAACTAGTTTCCATGCACTCGGCCCGACACTTATTTGCTGAAGATTTATTCGAATACTCTGGCGACCTGCGATTGGTTTCCGTATCGTTGTCTCATTCAGATTTGGAGACGACGCAACGGTATTTGAAACGTAAGAGCCAGATGATAATCGACCGGGCTAATAGTGTATATCGGAAGCAGGTAATCGAAGAATCGGACGAAAGCCAGGACGAGGGTGTTAGTGATCGGTTGGCAAGTGGAATGCTTTAA